In a single window of the Anaplasma platys genome:
- the glyS gene encoding glycine--tRNA ligase subunit beta produces MSSDLVFEILCEQIPKKTQEDARVFVTEMTKDLLGKVGLQGSKVETYTSPNRISLLVAGIEVVEKNESGDIRGPRVGSAEIAIKGFLKKVGKEKKEDLEIRRVAGVDFYFGKIEKKDYSLPLEKVRSVLQEIVDKFPLHKRMKWGKGRGEWIRPVINVLCIFGGEVVPVRVAGVEANGLTYGNLRFQRTAHTVKGMADYLSFLEQNLVIVDHEKRKKHIIDGIDKLIGERDLKYEKEDKIIDELNSMLEYPHVVLGRVDESFHWVPKEVTLCVMMKHQRYLALCDKEGRIVKFATVATVVNERVVKTHEMTLRARLADAAFLIEKDKSTGLEQYVEHLEKIVFKKELGNVLEKVRRVTSLANYFAVWVPRAPILSVNRAAMLAKADLATLMVREFPDLQGKMGRYYAAISGEDKEVCTAIEEHYHPRWQRDRVPVNPVAIAISLADKVDSLVGLMATENITGSRDPYALRRLSISLLRVILENSINIPLDLMVAKSVALYVADTKKKKNLRSTFEVMGGGKITEKVLDFCYDRLKVLLRDVFELDREIINIVVGSCHDVVVVKRKIRIIGDYIKTEEGQLILTAYRRIKNVVEKRESGTPFRIPKIWNKCSEKLCVESCEIEVYKKAKECESLLNSLLKENNFSESLLVLVDLSKAVQAFMDGVLINSEDAPELRTNRENLALWLVEIYNAVVDFSQIPK; encoded by the coding sequence ATGTCTTCTGATCTCGTATTTGAAATACTTTGCGAACAAATACCTAAAAAAACGCAGGAAGATGCTAGGGTTTTCGTAACTGAAATGACCAAAGATCTCCTTGGAAAAGTTGGATTGCAGGGAAGTAAGGTGGAGACCTACACATCCCCTAATAGAATCTCACTATTAGTTGCGGGAATTGAGGTAGTGGAGAAAAACGAGAGTGGAGACATTAGGGGACCACGAGTTGGAAGCGCAGAAATTGCAATAAAAGGGTTTTTGAAAAAAGTTGGAAAAGAGAAAAAAGAAGACCTAGAAATTCGCCGTGTTGCCGGAGTTGATTTTTACTTTGGTAAGATTGAAAAAAAAGATTATAGCCTTCCCCTTGAGAAAGTACGCTCAGTGTTGCAAGAGATAGTAGATAAATTTCCACTACATAAAAGAATGAAGTGGGGTAAGGGGCGGGGTGAATGGATAAGACCGGTAATCAACGTACTTTGCATCTTTGGTGGTGAAGTTGTGCCAGTGCGGGTAGCTGGCGTCGAAGCAAATGGCTTGACTTATGGAAACTTGAGGTTCCAGCGTACTGCTCATACTGTCAAGGGGATGGCCGACTACCTATCTTTTCTTGAGCAGAATTTAGTTATCGTTGATCACGAAAAGAGAAAAAAGCACATTATTGATGGAATAGATAAACTCATCGGAGAGAGAGATTTAAAGTACGAAAAAGAAGATAAGATCATTGATGAACTCAACAGTATGTTAGAGTACCCACACGTTGTTCTGGGAAGGGTAGATGAAAGCTTTCATTGGGTGCCAAAAGAAGTGACGCTCTGCGTAATGATGAAACATCAAAGGTACTTGGCACTGTGTGATAAGGAGGGGCGTATTGTAAAATTTGCTACAGTTGCCACAGTTGTAAATGAAAGGGTAGTAAAAACGCATGAGATGACCCTTAGGGCACGCCTTGCTGATGCTGCCTTCTTGATCGAAAAAGATAAAAGTACTGGACTGGAACAGTACGTGGAACATCTGGAAAAAATTGTTTTCAAAAAGGAATTAGGGAACGTTCTTGAAAAAGTGAGAAGAGTCACTTCTCTAGCGAACTATTTCGCTGTTTGGGTCCCGCGGGCACCAATACTCAGTGTAAACAGAGCCGCAATGCTAGCGAAAGCTGATCTGGCAACCTTAATGGTTCGGGAGTTTCCGGACTTACAAGGAAAAATGGGGCGCTATTACGCCGCGATCTCAGGAGAAGACAAGGAAGTTTGTACAGCAATAGAAGAGCATTATCACCCACGATGGCAGAGGGATCGTGTTCCAGTAAATCCGGTTGCTATAGCAATTTCTCTTGCGGACAAGGTGGATAGTCTGGTGGGTTTAATGGCTACCGAAAACATAACTGGATCCCGCGACCCTTATGCGCTGCGACGCCTGTCTATTTCTCTCCTGAGAGTAATTCTGGAAAACAGCATAAACATACCGCTGGATCTGATGGTAGCAAAATCGGTTGCCTTATACGTTGCTGATACAAAGAAGAAAAAAAATCTGCGATCTACCTTTGAAGTGATGGGGGGTGGAAAGATAACGGAGAAAGTCCTGGACTTTTGCTATGATCGGTTAAAAGTACTACTGCGTGATGTATTTGAGCTAGATAGGGAAATCATAAACATTGTAGTTGGCAGCTGCCATGATGTTGTTGTAGTGAAAAGAAAGATAAGGATTATAGGAGATTACATTAAAACGGAAGAGGGGCAGCTTATACTAACTGCATATAGAAGAATAAAAAATGTCGTGGAAAAAAGGGAAAGTGGCACACCGTTTAGAATTCCCAAAATTTGGAACAAATGCAGTGAAAAGCTTTGTGTTGAAAGTTGTGAAATAGAAGTCTATAAAAAGGCAAAAGAATGCGAGAGTTTGCTCAATTCTCTCCTAAAAGAGAATAATTTTTCCGAGTCACTGCTCGTTTTGGTTGATTTAAGTAAGGCTGTACAGGCTTTCATGGATGGCGTCTTGATAAATAGTGAAGATGCGCCGGAATTGCGCACAAATCGCGAAAATTTGGCTCTTTGGCTTGTTGAAATATACAATGCAGTAGTGGATTTCAGTCAAATCCCGAAATAA
- a CDS encoding glycine--tRNA ligase subunit alpha codes for MNFQEIVRRLETFWRDYGCATVYPYTAELGAGTLHPATALDVLLEKNTMVAYLQPVIRPCDGRYGENPNRLYQHHQYQVIVQPAPSSLRDDYLASLEAIGISTTNFDIRFLEDDWENPSIGAHGLGWEISCNGMEITQFTYMQQVGGIDCNIIPGEIAYGLERIAMVLQEVESVFDIKWNEEGKKYGEIFGHREREFSVLSFEHGNTDFLVESFEKNEELCKKLVENGCPTAGYDCCLKASHLLNLLEALGVIGVNERASYILRVRSMANSCCSSFVRLYKTA; via the coding sequence GTGAATTTCCAGGAAATAGTCAGAAGGTTGGAGACTTTTTGGAGGGACTACGGCTGCGCCACAGTGTATCCGTACACAGCTGAGCTCGGCGCCGGTACTCTCCATCCAGCAACGGCACTTGATGTTTTACTAGAAAAAAACACAATGGTCGCATACCTACAGCCGGTGATTCGCCCATGCGATGGCAGATATGGAGAAAATCCTAATCGCCTATATCAACACCATCAGTATCAGGTCATAGTTCAGCCAGCGCCTAGCTCCTTGAGGGATGACTATCTTGCAAGTTTAGAAGCAATTGGAATTTCTACCACAAACTTTGACATTAGGTTTTTAGAAGATGATTGGGAAAACCCCAGCATAGGAGCCCATGGCTTAGGATGGGAGATCTCCTGCAACGGAATGGAGATAACGCAGTTTACGTACATGCAGCAAGTTGGGGGGATAGATTGTAATATAATCCCAGGGGAAATAGCCTATGGCCTCGAACGAATTGCAATGGTGCTGCAAGAAGTGGAGAGTGTATTCGACATAAAATGGAACGAAGAAGGTAAAAAGTACGGAGAAATTTTCGGACATCGTGAAAGAGAATTTTCTGTTCTTTCTTTCGAGCACGGTAATACCGATTTTCTTGTGGAGAGCTTCGAAAAAAACGAAGAGCTGTGTAAAAAACTGGTAGAAAATGGTTGCCCAACCGCTGGGTATGACTGTTGCCTCAAAGCAAGTCATCTCCTCAATCTTCTGGAAGCTCTGGGAGTGATTGGAGTGAATGAACGAGCATCTTATATACTTAGAGTGAGAAGTATGGCTAATTCTTGTTGCTCTTCATTTGTTAGGCTATACAAAACGGCGTAG
- the ruvC gene encoding crossover junction endodeoxyribonuclease RuvC codes for MHVIGIDPGLANTGWAVIHFKHGQVTLCDAGTICPRGTLPIHGKLHYIYQTLNTTANRFTINCAAIENVFVNTNPKSSMFLCYARSAAMIALMNNNVEIFEYQPTTVKRRVFGSGHADKAQIAYVVNSTLRLPNDTKHSLHVTDAISIALCHVYSTKSVLF; via the coding sequence ATGCATGTAATTGGCATTGACCCAGGGCTTGCGAATACAGGATGGGCGGTTATTCATTTTAAACATGGGCAGGTAACGCTTTGTGATGCTGGCACAATTTGTCCGCGGGGCACTCTACCAATCCACGGCAAGTTGCATTACATTTATCAGACGCTTAACACTACTGCCAATCGTTTTACGATCAACTGCGCCGCTATTGAGAATGTTTTTGTGAATACCAACCCTAAGTCCTCCATGTTTTTATGCTACGCAAGGAGCGCAGCCATGATCGCGCTGATGAACAATAACGTGGAGATATTTGAATACCAACCAACAACTGTGAAACGGCGGGTTTTTGGTTCCGGACACGCAGATAAGGCGCAGATCGCTTACGTTGTCAATTCCACCTTACGTCTTCCAAACGACACAAAACATTCGCTACACGTGACGGATGCCATATCAATCGCGCTGTGCCACGTATACTCTACTAAGTCCGTTCTTTTCTGA
- the plsY gene encoding glycerol-3-phosphate 1-O-acyltransferase PlsY, giving the protein MFLSIALLSYLIGSIPFAWIIPKLVRKEDIRETGSKNVGATNVFRRSKVMGLLVLSTDLAKGAIPIACGKIMGTDPVCAYLCGLFVVIGHIFPLWLKFKGGKGVAANLGALTLLNPAAAVSFFISWSSTFAISKISSLSTLVALATSIFVCAMTEENKISVFVYVITSILITYKHKENIELLLKDEEKRLF; this is encoded by the coding sequence GTGTTTTTATCAATAGCCCTACTGTCCTATCTCATAGGTTCAATCCCATTTGCCTGGATAATACCAAAGCTGGTTCGAAAGGAAGACATACGCGAGACAGGATCAAAAAATGTGGGCGCAACCAATGTTTTTCGAAGAAGTAAGGTTATGGGCCTTCTTGTTCTTTCAACCGATTTAGCAAAGGGAGCAATCCCCATCGCATGCGGCAAAATAATGGGAACAGATCCGGTATGTGCATACTTGTGCGGTCTCTTTGTCGTCATTGGTCACATTTTTCCCTTATGGCTGAAATTTAAAGGGGGAAAGGGAGTCGCAGCAAACCTCGGTGCGCTGACTTTACTTAATCCAGCAGCCGCCGTTTCTTTCTTCATTTCCTGGTCCTCCACCTTTGCAATCAGTAAAATTAGCTCTTTGAGCACGCTGGTTGCCCTTGCCACCTCGATTTTTGTCTGTGCAATGACGGAAGAAAATAAGATAAGTGTCTTCGTTTATGTGATAACAAGTATCCTCATCACGTATAAGCACAAGGAAAATATCGAACTTCTGTTAAAAGATGAAGAAAAAAGACTTTTTTAA
- the metK gene encoding methionine adenosyltransferase, which yields MLVFNRQCPGHFITSESVSHGHPDKVSDRLSDEILDHFLSSSPDAHVAVEVMVTRDHVVVAGEIGNVEFNKEDIEFIVRRTIRDIGYEIDGFHWKTVNVIVMLQRQSPDILVAVSSEKNRKGAGDQGVMYGYAIDETESLMPSPIFYSHLILKNIALALQRGEISGLGPDAKTEITILYENFRPVKVLRAILSIQHAEHLTQQDVREMVTPLFVSSLPPGWMCKDADFLVNPTGRFVIGGPVGDTGVTGRKIMVDTYGGHVPHGGGAFSGKDPTKVDRSAAYMSRYIAKNVVHSGIASECLVQLSYGIGVATPLTFGINTFGTNRVDSKRIEKFIRENMDLSVSGIVEHLGLKNQVYSPTSCYGHFGRMSENSFSWEKLGLSFLLRREFNPLRSAFSTQELRDNAKATK from the coding sequence GTGCTAGTTTTTAATCGCCAGTGCCCCGGTCATTTTATCACCAGTGAGTCGGTTTCGCATGGACATCCTGATAAGGTTTCCGACCGCCTTTCTGATGAAATTCTCGATCACTTTCTTTCCTCTTCACCGGACGCACATGTCGCGGTGGAGGTCATGGTGACCCGAGATCATGTCGTGGTAGCGGGGGAGATAGGAAATGTGGAATTTAACAAAGAGGACATCGAGTTCATTGTTCGCCGTACCATTCGGGATATCGGCTACGAAATAGATGGTTTTCATTGGAAAACGGTGAACGTGATCGTCATGCTGCAGCGCCAGTCGCCGGATATTCTTGTGGCTGTTTCTAGTGAAAAGAACAGAAAAGGAGCAGGCGACCAAGGAGTAATGTATGGGTATGCCATCGACGAAACAGAATCGCTGATGCCCTCACCCATATTTTATTCACACTTGATATTGAAGAACATCGCTTTGGCCCTGCAGCGCGGAGAAATTTCTGGTTTAGGGCCTGATGCTAAGACTGAGATAACAATCCTGTATGAAAACTTCCGCCCCGTAAAAGTATTGCGGGCAATACTCTCTATTCAACATGCTGAACATCTTACCCAGCAGGATGTGAGAGAAATGGTTACTCCGCTTTTTGTCTCTTCCTTGCCTCCGGGATGGATGTGTAAGGATGCCGATTTTCTAGTAAATCCCACCGGTCGTTTCGTTATTGGTGGTCCCGTCGGGGATACTGGCGTTACCGGCCGTAAAATTATGGTTGATACCTATGGCGGCCATGTACCCCATGGTGGCGGTGCGTTTTCAGGAAAGGATCCAACGAAGGTTGACCGCTCTGCCGCGTATATGTCAAGGTACATCGCCAAAAATGTTGTCCATTCGGGTATCGCGTCGGAATGTCTCGTCCAGCTTTCATATGGTATTGGAGTTGCCACTCCCCTGACCTTTGGCATCAATACCTTTGGGACAAACAGGGTTGATAGCAAAAGGATAGAGAAGTTTATCAGGGAAAATATGGATCTGTCCGTTTCGGGAATCGTCGAACACCTGGGATTGAAGAATCAGGTTTATAGTCCCACTTCATGTTATGGGCACTTTGGACGCATGAGTGAAAACAGCTTTTCATGGGAAAAACTGGGCCTTTCTTTCCTTTTGAGGAGAGAATTCAACCCTTTGCGTTCTGCGTTTTCAACACAAGAACTCAGAGACAATGCCAAAGCAACGAAATAA
- the gap gene encoding type I glyceraldehyde-3-phosphate dehydrogenase, with amino-acid sequence MIRVGINGLGRIGRCLFRLLCDPQANADLQLVAVNGSSDINLHRHLIQNDSAHGKFSDEITLAGGEELIVRGRKIKFFREREPENVSWASCNVDVVLECTGKFNKRALAAKHLGTTVKHVVVSAPVSDADLQVIYGINERDIARGHEVISVGSCTTNCAAHVVRAVDEEFGICGGFITTVHAYTNDQNHLDGSHKDFRRARACGLSMVPTSTGASKALAKLFPHLEGKLSAAAIRVPTPNVSLVDFTVHTERAVTTEDINGVLLAAAAQRSDVLCVTSEPMVSVDFNHSPYSAVFDLLETYVSSGNFARVLAWYDNEWAFACRMVDVARQFARIKDF; translated from the coding sequence ATGATAAGAGTGGGGATAAACGGTCTTGGGCGCATAGGAAGGTGTTTATTTAGGTTGCTTTGTGATCCACAAGCCAATGCTGATCTACAGCTGGTAGCTGTTAATGGGTCTTCAGACATCAACCTGCACCGTCACCTCATTCAAAATGATTCAGCTCACGGAAAGTTTAGTGATGAGATAACCCTAGCGGGCGGAGAAGAATTGATTGTCCGCGGTAGGAAGATAAAATTTTTTCGTGAACGAGAGCCGGAAAACGTGTCCTGGGCATCATGTAATGTTGATGTTGTCCTGGAATGCACCGGGAAATTCAATAAGCGTGCTCTTGCCGCAAAACACCTAGGCACCACCGTCAAGCATGTTGTTGTTTCCGCGCCGGTGAGCGACGCGGACCTTCAGGTGATTTATGGTATTAACGAGCGAGATATTGCTAGAGGGCACGAAGTGATATCAGTGGGGTCTTGCACCACCAACTGTGCTGCGCATGTTGTTCGTGCTGTGGATGAGGAATTTGGGATATGTGGCGGGTTTATAACTACTGTGCATGCATATACCAATGATCAAAATCACCTCGATGGCAGCCATAAAGATTTTCGTAGAGCCCGGGCCTGTGGTTTATCAATGGTTCCGACATCAACCGGGGCGTCAAAGGCGCTCGCGAAGCTTTTTCCACACCTTGAAGGGAAATTGTCCGCAGCAGCGATTCGAGTGCCCACCCCTAATGTTTCGTTGGTTGATTTTACTGTTCATACCGAACGGGCGGTGACCACAGAAGACATAAATGGTGTACTACTGGCAGCTGCGGCGCAGAGAAGTGACGTTCTTTGCGTGACAAGTGAGCCAATGGTCTCGGTTGATTTTAATCATTCACCTTACAGTGCTGTATTTGATCTTCTAGAAACCTACGTGAGTAGCGGAAATTTTGCTCGTGTTCTTGCTTGGTACGACAACGAGTGGGCTTTCGCTTGCCGCATGGTAGATGTTGCGCGACAATTTGCCAGGATTAAGGATTTTTAA
- a CDS encoding FAD-dependent monooxygenase: MGRGFESLRAHQNNKVKCLEVIRVTDYDVVIFGGGILGVACAIGLAHNGVSVLLVEKKEEILLNNDDRVFAVSQRSKKILEELSGWSSDHENAPIEHIMIYDEDGPAQVHYDHALVGPEPMGYVVKASELARVLQKNVSFEVNCKKECIDLIFRNDGVELTLSGGKKIRTYIVICADGKNSSLRKKIVVKELTHDFKQSCLVCNVEHEKNHNNTAIEHFYKTGPFAMLPMQGGKKTSIVWTENTKTAKVLEKLSRSEFTMALQKKCGYHLGQIELKSDVACFPISLMLSSKQVVRNVIFLGDAAHSIHPIAGQGLNLGIRDVSAVIEIIKKYKETGSDLGRTFILKEIEERRALDNTSMAMITSFMNNVFSSDLLILKLTRRIAMAAVEMSPTIKRKLIAHAMGLGEICK; the protein is encoded by the coding sequence GTGGGCCGTGGGTTCGAATCCCTCCGGGCACACCAAAACAATAAGGTAAAATGTCTTGAGGTGATTCGGGTGACCGACTATGACGTTGTTATCTTTGGCGGCGGAATTCTTGGTGTCGCATGTGCTATAGGCCTGGCCCACAACGGGGTTTCGGTTCTACTCGTCGAAAAAAAAGAAGAAATACTGCTAAACAACGATGATAGAGTATTTGCCGTTTCTCAGCGTTCAAAAAAAATTCTAGAAGAACTGAGTGGGTGGAGTAGTGATCATGAAAACGCTCCCATAGAACATATAATGATATACGACGAAGATGGACCCGCTCAGGTCCATTATGATCATGCTCTTGTCGGACCAGAACCTATGGGATACGTTGTAAAAGCAAGCGAGTTGGCGAGAGTTCTTCAAAAGAACGTCTCTTTTGAAGTCAACTGCAAGAAGGAATGCATAGACCTTATATTTAGGAACGACGGGGTAGAGCTAACACTTTCCGGCGGGAAAAAAATAAGGACATACATCGTGATCTGTGCAGATGGGAAAAACTCATCTCTAAGAAAAAAGATAGTAGTAAAAGAACTCACCCACGATTTCAAGCAGAGCTGTCTTGTGTGTAATGTCGAGCATGAAAAGAATCATAACAATACGGCAATAGAGCACTTCTATAAAACGGGACCCTTTGCGATGTTGCCCATGCAAGGCGGAAAGAAAACTTCTATAGTTTGGACAGAAAACACCAAGACAGCCAAGGTCCTGGAAAAACTGAGCAGGTCTGAGTTCACCATGGCACTGCAAAAAAAGTGCGGCTATCACCTGGGACAAATAGAGTTGAAAAGTGATGTGGCATGTTTTCCTATATCTTTGATGTTATCCAGTAAACAAGTGGTGAGAAACGTAATTTTCCTAGGTGATGCCGCACATTCAATTCATCCTATAGCAGGACAAGGCCTGAACTTAGGAATAAGAGATGTAAGTGCCGTAATTGAGATTATAAAAAAATACAAGGAAACAGGATCAGATCTAGGAAGAACATTCATACTAAAGGAAATAGAAGAAAGAAGAGCTCTGGATAATACTTCAATGGCAATGATTACCTCTTTCATGAATAACGTTTTCTCTAGTGATTTGCTGATCCTCAAACTTACTAGAAGAATAGCAATGGCAGCTGTAGAAATGTCGCCCACAATTAAAAGAAAACTAATTGCTCATGCAATGGGGTTAGGAGAGATTTGTAAATAG
- the nadC gene encoding carboxylating nicotinate-nucleotide diphosphorylase, translated as MFEQLITYALAEDLDASGDVTTNCIISDQTSHFRVNAREDLVFAGAVVINNLLQMFPDCLSFTKEFPDGSIAYRGDCLFQGSGTTARILSIERVLLNLLQRASGIATITRQFVELVKSTNTEIRSTRKTAPGLRKFDLYAVRVGGGKSYRTGLYDGVMIKDNHIASCSGITACVRKIRDKLGDVVITVECDTLEQVEESLQNAIHTVMLDNMSIKDIRTAVALVKRRAKTEASGGITLQNVREIAECGVDYISVGCITNSVICKDIGLDFL; from the coding sequence ATGTTTGAACAATTAATCACTTATGCTCTTGCAGAGGATTTAGATGCATCAGGTGATGTGACGACAAACTGCATCATCAGTGATCAAACATCTCATTTTAGAGTTAATGCTCGAGAAGACCTAGTTTTCGCAGGGGCAGTGGTGATTAACAACCTCTTGCAAATGTTTCCTGACTGCCTCTCCTTTACAAAAGAGTTTCCGGATGGTTCTATAGCTTATAGAGGTGACTGTCTTTTTCAAGGTTCCGGCACGACAGCGCGCATTCTGTCAATCGAACGTGTATTGCTAAACCTTCTGCAACGAGCATCAGGTATTGCCACGATTACGAGGCAGTTTGTCGAATTAGTGAAAAGTACAAATACTGAGATCAGAAGTACAAGGAAAACCGCTCCCGGGCTGCGCAAGTTTGACCTTTATGCAGTACGAGTTGGAGGAGGAAAAAGTTATCGAACTGGCCTTTATGATGGTGTGATGATCAAGGACAACCACATTGCCAGTTGCAGTGGAATTACTGCGTGTGTCCGCAAAATAAGGGATAAACTGGGAGATGTTGTCATTACTGTTGAATGTGATACCCTGGAACAGGTTGAGGAGTCTTTACAGAATGCAATTCACACTGTCATGTTAGACAATATGAGCATAAAAGACATTAGAACGGCTGTTGCTCTTGTGAAAAGGAGGGCTAAAACGGAAGCCTCTGGTGGTATTACCCTGCAAAACGTCAGAGAAATAGCAGAGTGTGGTGTTGACTACATTTCTGTGGGGTGCATTACCAACTCAGTAATCTGCAAAGATATCGGGCTAGACTTCCTCTAG
- the dnaJ gene encoding molecular chaperone DnaJ codes for MASDDYYELLGVSRSASEDEIKKSYRRMVFKYHPDKNPGDKEAEEKFKKISEAYEVLSDREKRDAYDRYGHSAFSGGMGGGNSGFGGGFNGGFSSDFSDIFNDFFGGGFSRGTQGQSREKVRGADLRYDIEISLEDAFKGVKIPISYVTNVACSTCSGNGSEGEAKAVKCGTCNGAGRIRTRKGFLTIEELCHTCSGEGEIIKNKCKRCGGSGRVRNEVGILVTVPQGIENGNKVRVNGKGEAGCRGAPSGDLYVYVTVKSHKFFTRKGADLYCNVPIKMTLAALGGEIEMPTIDGTWAKLKIPEGTQNNDKLRMRGKGMPEVYAKDRRGDMYVQVTVETPVKLSKKQIEILRKFDDESNASSSPKSSVFFQKVKDFWKDISS; via the coding sequence ATGGCAAGTGATGATTACTATGAGCTTCTAGGCGTAAGCAGAAGCGCTAGTGAAGACGAAATAAAGAAATCGTACAGGAGAATGGTTTTTAAATACCATCCTGATAAAAATCCTGGAGATAAGGAAGCAGAAGAAAAGTTTAAGAAAATAAGTGAGGCCTATGAGGTACTAAGCGACCGGGAAAAGCGAGATGCATATGATAGGTACGGTCATAGTGCTTTTTCTGGAGGTATGGGGGGAGGAAACTCTGGCTTCGGTGGAGGATTTAACGGAGGATTCTCCTCGGACTTCTCCGATATATTTAATGACTTTTTCGGGGGAGGTTTTTCTCGAGGAACCCAGGGGCAATCTCGTGAAAAAGTTCGTGGGGCTGACCTCCGATATGACATTGAGATATCATTAGAAGATGCATTCAAGGGCGTAAAGATCCCCATAAGCTATGTAACAAACGTAGCGTGTTCGACTTGCTCAGGAAACGGAAGTGAAGGTGAAGCAAAAGCCGTTAAATGCGGTACTTGTAATGGAGCTGGGAGAATTCGAACAAGAAAAGGCTTTCTCACCATTGAAGAATTGTGTCATACCTGCAGTGGTGAGGGAGAAATAATAAAGAATAAGTGTAAACGTTGTGGTGGTTCAGGGCGAGTAAGAAACGAAGTTGGCATCTTGGTTACAGTTCCGCAGGGGATTGAAAACGGAAATAAAGTTCGCGTGAACGGAAAAGGAGAAGCCGGATGCCGCGGTGCCCCCAGTGGAGACTTATACGTGTACGTGACCGTAAAGAGTCACAAGTTTTTTACAAGAAAAGGTGCTGATTTGTACTGTAACGTCCCCATCAAGATGACATTGGCAGCCTTAGGAGGTGAGATAGAGATGCCCACGATCGATGGAACCTGGGCGAAGCTAAAAATACCTGAGGGCACACAAAATAACGACAAGTTGAGAATGAGAGGAAAGGGAATGCCCGAGGTCTATGCTAAAGATAGGCGGGGAGATATGTACGTACAGGTCACTGTGGAAACACCAGTGAAGCTTTCAAAAAAGCAAATAGAAATTCTGAGAAAGTTTGATGATGAATCTAATGCTAGTAGTAGCCCGAAATCGTCTGTCTTTTTTCAGAAGGTAAAGGATTTCTGGAAGGATATAAGCTCATAG
- the elbB gene encoding isoprenoid biosynthesis glyoxalase ElbB: protein MNCVVLLSGCGHKDGSEIRESVFVLLELDRLGVNFSCCAPATNQLSVVNHLDGVASNDVRNIQVEAARIARGNVVNINDVNSEDYDMLVVPGGLGVANNFSDLFSGSGRAVTVCEPVKRLVCGFYDAKKSLGAVCIAPAVIAAALRDRTKVKVTIGEDPQGLIARCGGEHVECPTDSFVVDPENRVFSCSAYMRDDRLYKIHNGIKTMIEAMVDFTNLYS from the coding sequence ATGAACTGTGTAGTACTTCTAAGTGGATGCGGACACAAGGACGGCTCAGAAATTCGGGAAAGTGTCTTTGTTTTGCTGGAACTCGATCGGCTTGGGGTAAATTTCTCTTGCTGCGCACCTGCGACAAATCAACTTTCTGTAGTCAATCACCTTGATGGTGTTGCATCTAATGATGTGAGAAATATCCAGGTGGAAGCAGCGAGAATAGCTCGCGGGAATGTAGTAAACATTAACGATGTAAATAGCGAAGATTATGACATGTTGGTCGTGCCTGGCGGCTTGGGCGTAGCTAATAACTTCTCTGACTTGTTTAGCGGTAGTGGACGTGCTGTAACTGTATGTGAACCAGTGAAAAGACTTGTCTGTGGTTTCTATGACGCAAAGAAATCACTGGGCGCTGTCTGCATAGCACCCGCAGTGATTGCCGCCGCTTTGCGCGATCGGACAAAGGTTAAAGTAACAATTGGCGAGGACCCCCAAGGACTGATAGCCCGCTGTGGCGGAGAACACGTTGAGTGCCCAACCGACAGCTTTGTTGTTGATCCGGAGAACAGAGTCTTTTCCTGTTCCGCTTACATGAGGGATGATAGACTTTATAAAATCCACAACGGAATAAAAACGATGATTGAAGCCATGGTCGACTTCACCAATCTGTACTCGTAA